The DNA window TTTCGGTCACGTCGCCGTCACCCGTCAATCGAATGCCGAAAGTGCGAGGAATACCGCGATCGTTTCGGCCGTAACAAATGACGGCCTGGTCGCCAACCACGACTGGCGACGCGACCGCAGGCCACAGTTCCTGTTGTTCGGGGTTGAAGTTGCCACAACTCCAAACCAACTTGCCGTCGGCTGCTTCGTGGATTGTCACATGCTCGCCGCCCCATACCAACAACGATTCTCTGCCGTCATGCTGGATCACCAAGGGCGTCGTATAGCCGTGGTCGCACTCCTTCGGCACGTCAAAGTCTCGAGCCACTTTCCACGCAATATCGCCGGTCGTTTTGTCAAACGCGGCAAGCCACGACTCGCCATGGTGCATGCGTGCCATGATAACGTGCTTCGTGGTCAACACCGGCGAGGTGCCGTGGTCCCAAAACAATGTGTCTTTGCCGAAACGCTCGACAAGATCTGTCTTCCAACGAACGGAACCGTCGGTTTCGACTGCCGCGAACGTGCCACTCTTGAAGTAAACGAATACGGCTTCGCCATCGGTCACCGGCGACGCGTTGCTGCCCGATCCGTTGCGGTGTTTGCCTGCGTTCTCGACGCCAAACGTTGTCGTCCAACGCAAGTTGCCATCCCAGTCGTATGCCAAGAGTGCGTCCCTACCCTCAACGGGCGCGGTCACGTAAATGACTTGCTTGTGAATGATGGGCGTCGAGCAACCTTTGCCGGGCAAGTCGGCAATCCAACGCGTGTTTGCATCGCTGAAGTCCGCCGGCACGCGGCCGGATTCGGTTGCACCATTACCATGCGGGCCGCGCCAGTTTGGCCAGTCTGCGTCAGCTTCCCTGGAAGCCAGCGCAAGTGAGACGGTCGTGACAAGCAAGAATGTTGAGATTCGAATCGACATATTTTTATTGCAGACGAGGAGATTTACGACGGCGAGGAACTCGCATTGATCCGAATGGTCCAACACGACGACTGCCCGCGTAACGGGAAAGATGCTTATGGAGTCCGTCACCGATGCGTGAAACGTCGATGCACATTGTCGATGACCGTTGTGCCCCCGACAATCCCTACAACGCTTGCGATCGTATCGCGAATAAGTTTTCAAAACGGGACAACGTCAGCCTGCAATCCGAACCCGACATAGGTTACTCAGTGAGGCGGTTTGTATGATCGGATGCCGCCGGAATCATTCCAACCTGAGGAAAACACGATGAAAATTGTAGTGGCGTTAGTACTTCTTTTCGTTGGATCGATGGTTGGGATCTACTACGCTTCCAACTACGTCATGGGAGGTGTCGAATCGGGACTTCCAGGTGGCGGAAACAACCTGTACGCGGACTACCATGACGGAAACATGTTTGCCGACTTCTTCAGCGGGACGGGATCTTCGGCCGGGAGTGTCACAACCGGCGCGACGGCCAGCGCCTCGATGGGCGAAGTGAGTTCGAATCCGTTCATCGAGTGACGCAGTCGCTTGCGGGTCGCGCTGGTAAGGATCGAGCGGGAAATAAATGTACGATGGGCATTCTTGCCCGTCGCAACATCTCGGGCAAAAGTGCACGAGTTACGACAGTTATTTTCCGCTCAATCCTAAAATCGCCAAGGAGGTGCTGACCAGCTAGGATCGATTCTATTTTGTAAGCTCGGCCAGGTAACGTTTCGCCTCAGGAGTGGTTTCGATATTCCAAAACTCGAAAAATCCGGATAGATCTCGGATGATTTTGTCGCTGCCGACTTCGGCCCGTGGCGCGGCCGACCCAGAAACAAATTCGTGCCATTCTTTGATGTGGGTTTCCACGTGGCAATGAACGGCCAAGACGTCGAAGTCAGTGTACTGTTCTGCGATATCCGCGGATTCAGCTCGGTGACCGAAAGACTCGGCCCCCAGAAAGCCATCGCGTGGATCAACGACGTGATGAGCGAATTGAGTCAGTGTGTGATCAACAGTGACGGTGTGTTGGTCGACTACGTCGGCGATGAGTTGTTGGCGATGTGGGGAGCCCCCGGCGAGCAGCGGGATCACGCTACCCGCGCGGTGGCAACGGTGCAAGAAATGTTGTCCGCGATCGAGGTGTTACGGAAACGTTGGGAAGGCGTTTTGCCCGATCGGTTCGGCGCCGGAATCGGAGTCAACACCGGCATGGCCCGCGTCGGCAACGTCGGGTCTCGCCAGAAGTTCAAATATGGCCCCCTCGGAAATGCGATCAACGTGGGATCGCGTTTGCAGTCCGCGACCAAACAATTCGGCGTGAACTGTTTGATCAGCGGCGCATCGGCGACCGCCGCGGACTGTTTGCTTACAAGTCGTCGCTTGGCAAAGCTGACCGTCGTCGGAATTGCCGAACCGGTCGATGTTTACCAGGTCGTTGTCAATCCGGGTAAAGCTTGGAATGATCTTGCAAAGGGGTATGAGGAAGCGTTGGCCGAATTCGAGAACGCACGCTTCGTGAATGCGGCTCAGCAACTGGGCAACTTGATGTCGATGTTTCCTGGTGACCGACCGTGTCGCATGCTGCTTTCCCGAACGCTTGATGCGATGGACAATCCCGACGACAACTTCACAAGCGTCTTGAAGTTGAGTAACAAGTAGACGATACCGTCAATCGCATCGATCGAAAGCATGTCGGTCAGAGTTCGAGTTCGGGGTTGCCACTCTGATGGCGTTGAAGCTACGAGCTGCACGACAGCATCGAGCAACCGACTTTGTGACGTGCCCAATCCGGCCGTTTTGCAAACCACTTTTCGCGATCGGGTTGTTCGTCGTAAGGGTAACGCAGCATTTCGTACAACTCGTCCACCAAAGACGCATCGCCATCGGCGGCTTTGTCAATCGCGAGTTGGGCCATGTAGTTTCGCAGCACATATTTCGGATTCACGGCGTTCATTCGCTTTGCCCGTTCTTCGTCCGTTGCCTTCGCACGAGAAAGACGACACAGGTAGCGTTCAAACCAACTTCGCCATCGCTCGAGAGTTTCCCCGGCAAGTTCCTCGGGCTTGTAAAACGCATCGAGAACTGGATTCAAAAAAGCATCGTTCTCGTCAAACAATTGATTGCTCGACACACTTGCCAGAAGCCGGAAAAAGATCGTCATGTCAGTTTCGGTCAACTGCAGAACCGTTTCCAAGTCGGCCAGCAGGGAAGCATCTTCGTCGCGAATGTCGTCCAAGCCGATTTTGGAGCCGAGCATCCTGTCATAGGCCTTTTCGTAGTGTTGGACGGCTTTGTTGAGGTCGCCCTGCAACGACTCTGCGTCCTCCGTAAGCGGATAGATCGCGTTGGCCAGTTGCACCAGATTCCAGAACACGATTTGGGGTTGGTTTCCGAAACGATATCGACCTTGTCCGGCGTCCGTCGTGTTGGGTGTCCAATTTCGGTCGTACCCTTCCAGCCAACCATACGGCCCATAGTCGATCGTTTCCCCGTGAATCGACATGTTGTCGGTGTTCATCACGCCGTGAACAAACCCGACGCGTTGCCAGTGGATGACCATGTCGATCGAGCGGCACGCGACTTCTTCAAAAAACTGGCTGTATCCATTCTTTCCGGGTTTAATCGCCGGAAAGTAATGCTTGATCGTATAGTCAGTCAGTCGACGAAGAGACAGCGTGTCGCCTCGCGATGCAAAGATCTGGAAGTTGCCAAAGCGAATGAAGCTTGGCGCGACACGACACACCACTGCGCCGGGTTCGTACTCGGGATTCCCGTCGTACATGACATCTCTCATGACGCTGTCGCCGGTCGTGACCAGTGACAATGATCGAGTCGTCGGCACGCCAAGGTGGTACATCGCTTCGCTGCACAAGTGTTCGCGCAGCGACGACCGCAGTACGGCCAAACCATCGGCCGTGCGAGAATAAGGCGTTTCGCCAGCTCCCTTCAACTGCAAGGTCCAACGTTTCCCCGCGTGCGAGACTTCGGCCAAGTTGATCGCGCGGCCGTCGCCAAGTTGGCCTGCCCAATTTCCAAACTGGTGCCCGCCGTAACACATCGCGTACGGCCTCGCCCCGTCCGGCACACTTGCACCACTGAACGTACGAAGGAATTCGTCGGATCGCACGTCCTCGGGCGACAAGCCCAACATTTCTGCGACATCGGGTGCGAAATGCAACAGCCTTGGGGCCGTCGGTGCGCGCGGCGTCGTGAACGAGAATGCGGCATCGTACACCTGCCGACGTCCGTCGGACGTTTCCTTATCCGCCGGCAATTCGACATTGAAATGGTCGTCGAGGTGAAGTCGCATGGTGGCCACGTTTTTCGTTGAACAGCGGAAGGTTGGATCAAAAAACTCACGGACTAGTTCTCGGGCGTCGGGTCAGGACCCAATCTTTTCGCGGGAAGTGACACGTGTATCCGCCAGGCGTCCGCAACAGGTAGTCTTGGTGTTCTGGTTCGGCTTCCCAGAAATCGCTGGCCGGCTCAACTTCGGTCACGACCTTCCCGGGCCATAGTCCGGACGCATTCACATCCTCGATCGCGTCCAAGGCGACCTCCTTTTGTTCTTCACTCGTGTAGTAAATCGCAGACCGATACGACTTTCCACGGTCGTTGCCTTGTCGGTCCTTCGTCGTCGGGTCATGAACCTGAAAAAAGAACTCCAGCATCTTGCGGAAGTCCGTTTGGTCTGGGTCGTAAACGACTTCGATCGCTTCGGCGTGGTCGCCATGGTTGCGATAGGTTGCGTTGGGCACGTCGCCGCCGGTGTATCCGACGCGTGTGGAAACCACTCCGGGAAGCTTTCGGAACAGATCTTCCATCCCCCAAAAGCACCCGCCTGCTAGTACGGCTCGCTCAGTCATCGGAATTATTCCTCATTAACTCGTTAAAACGAAATCCTGCTTGCGCAGTTCATGGATACCTACCATCGCTACTTGGGCATTGACGTGGAAGTCATTGAAAATGACGCGTCATGCGTTGTTGATGATCACAACCCAAGGTGTATCACTGGTTCGGCACTTACACATGATATCGGGCAAGCAAGATCCACCGACATCTGCAAAACGAGAATGTCTAGCTGAACAACGCCACTTTGGATGGATTTCACCGGAATTCGTGGTACTTCCGCACACGCTAGTCGCTTTTGCATTAGCCACGGTACTACGCGTGAAAACCGGGGCTAACGCCCAAACGGCTAATCCAAAGTGGCGCTGTCCAGCTAGGTCGTATTTTCTAGCGGTCCGGCTCGTTTGTCGACCGTGTTGTCATCGTGTCGTTGATCGGAGGCAACGCGATGCAATCCCCATTGCAGCCTCGATTTCGTTCCGACGCATGCCCAAGTCAGTTCCCGATCACCGGCGCCAGATAGATGTCTCGATAGGCCACGTTGGTATGGTCGCCCTGCAAGTGGATGGGGCCGGGAGCATAGGGGTCGGTGAAAACGGCTCCTCCGGTCGGTCCGGGCACCGGTTGATTGTCGATGACTTTCTCGCCATTGAGCACGACCGTCACGTGCCGGTCGACCAACGTAAGATCGTAGGTTTGCCATAGGCCACCCGTTTTGCCCGCGTTCTTGGACGGTGCGATGGCCCCGAAGATCGCACCGACACCTTGGATCCCTTGCATTCGACTATCGCGATCCACCACCTGGGCTTCGTACATGCCTCGCAAGTAGACACCGCTGTTGCGATTCTCTTCGATTAGAAACTCGATGTGCAACCAAAAGTCTTCGAATACGTCTTCGGTTCGCAGGTTGGCAAATGCCCCCGTTGCGCTGAAGTCTGTCTTCGGAGTCGTGTTCACAAGCAATCCGCCTTTGACGCTCCATCCATTGACTTTGTCGGACTCATGCGGTCGCCAGCCCGTCATATCCTTTCCGTTAAATAATGCGACCGGATGCCCAAAGCGGACCTTGGACAAGTCGGGTGGCGTTGTCGGCAGTGGCGGAATCTTCTTTCCCGTAAACATCTCACCTTCCGACGTACCATCCTTTGTCGTGGTCACGATCATGCCATCAAGCTTTCCGTCTTTCATGCCCACATCCACAGTCTTGGTCGAGGTGGCTTTTTTGTTTTGGCCGAGCGTGAACGTCAAACGCCCGTCGGATTCCTTGACGTTCTTATGAGGACCATCCGAGCCAACATGCAACCGCATCCGCACGACCGTTTCTCCATCGACTTTCTTGATGCTCAACCAAGCTGGAGTTTTCGATGCAAGCTGAAGCGACCAATCGCCGGCAAGTTCCTCGTCTTGTGCCGTCGATACCAGCGTGCTCGCAACAACGACGCACAGACAGCCGATAAACCGACGAAGCACAGCGGCAACGATGAATCCGTGATTTCGTAGCATCGTAAAGACCGGTTCGGTGAGTGTTGAATGAATGTACAAAGCTTGTTTGTCTCGCAGCGATTGGAAATCGAATGGTCTACGGATGGAAGAGACCCAATGCGTAGGCGGCGTTCTTTTGCGTCGCTTCCGTGCGACTTGTCTTTTTGGGTGCGGAGCCTTCGATGATCAGCCAGCCTGGATACTGCATGGCACGAAGGAGCGATTTAATTCTGGAAAAGTCGATCGTGCCATCGCCAAGCAATTCATCGTTTTCTTTGATGTGAACCTCGCAAATACTTTCGCAGCCAAGGCTCTGTATTTCGGCATAGATGTCGTAACCCATGCGGGCTGAGTTTCCTGTGTCGTAGTAGACTTTCACGGCGGGCGATCCAACACTTTCGATGATGTATCGAAGATCGGTTTCGTCGAGCAAGGTTTCCAAACCAAGGATCAAGCCGTGCTCTTCGGCGACGGGAGCCAACCGCTTCAGCGTCTTGATCACGGCCTCCATTCGTTCGGGGTTGCCGTTGATATCAGCTTTGCCAAAGAACGCCAGCAAAACAATTTTGGGCGACACCTTCGCCGCCAACTCGCGATCGGTCAGTTGCGAAGCTTCCTCGTTCATCTTGATCATCGCGTCCATGCAATCGGATACCAGCTGTTCGGCTTCTTCGGTTGTCGCCAACGGGATCTGATTCAATATGCCGATACCAAGCGATGCGATCGCGACGTCGGTCGTTCTGACAACCTCGCGAATCGTGTCGCGATTCTCGCGAGTTCGCAAATCGAGCCCAACACCTGGTTTTCCAAACGAGTACTGAATCCCCATCAGTCGCGTTTCTTTCGCGAAGTAAAACGAATCGGCGCTGAGGGGCATCTTGATCGACCAGTCGCACGTTCCGATCCTGAACGGCTTGGTCGCAGGTGGATCGCCAGCGAACGCCAAAGGCGAAAGAACAACGAACAACGCGATCGCAACGGCTTGGATAGTCGGACTTGATTTCATGCTATTTCGTTTCACCTGGCGGTACTGGATCAATCTGCAAGTGACTATCAAACCAATTGAGGAATTGAACTTCATCGACTTGTTTGTCTGGCCATCCGTGCTTGGCGCCTTCCTTGACCACCAACTCAACCGGAACCCCTTTCGATTCGGCCACCCGCTTGAAGCTTTGCGCTTGGAACAGGGGCACAATGGGATCGGCGTCACCATGGATGATGAAAACGGGCGGAGTACGTTCGCTAATGTGATAGATCGACGACATGTGGCGACCGAGTACTTGCCGTGTTTCCGCTGTTTTCGATTCGTCACCGAACGCGGGTTGCCATTTCTCTTGTTTGCTGACGCCAACGCAATCGTCACCGGGTTCACTCCAGTTGAGGTAATCCGTCGGCGGATAGAAGACACATGCGGCCTGCACGGCACTGCTGGCGCGGTCGATGGGATCCTTTGCATTTGGATCGCCGGGGCCTCCCTTCGTCGCCAAGACAAGGCTCAAATGACCACCGGCGCTGCTGCCTGTGACTCCGATGCGATTGGGATCGATATCCCACTGGTCGGCGTGCGTACGAATGTACCGAACGGCGCGATGCATGAAATCCATGATGTCGCGAACTTGGTACCGCGGTTGCGAACCGTGGAAGACTGTGAAAACAGTGTAACCGTGATCGGTGTACGGCTTTGGGAAGTCGTCGTCAACAACTTCGTACTTCGACTTCCAACCGCCGCTGACGATCTTGATGATCCCAATTCCGTTCGGATTTGCGGGTTTGAAAACGTCAAACGTCAGCGCGACACCCTCGGTGCGATGGTAAATCACATCACGCTCGCGAACGACCTGTGCCGTCGCCGAACTTGGCGAGAGGATCATCGCGGTTAGTGCGACACTTAGAATGTGTAGAGATCTTGCACTCGTCAACTGATTCGTCCTTCGCCTTTCTTCGATTCCGGATACGTGCCCTAAGCTACGCTGGGAGCGATGGCGGTGTACCGTTTAACTAAGAAAAATCGTCGATTCTGCGCAGATTTTTGCGAAGACGGGGTTTCAAGGACTGATGCGCGAAGCCTTGTTCACGTCGCTGGCGCGACCGATTGAACGGACCGCGCGAGCGTTTGCTACGCTTGCGTACTCAGTGGAGGATCGTTTGCTGGATCACGACGACCACTGCGCGCGCCAGGTATCCAACCAACGCCCACGGTGTGATGCGTTTGACGTACCACACAAAGTCGATGTGTTCTAAACCCATCGCGGCGACACCGGCGGCGGAACCGATGATCAGGCAACTGCCACCGGTCCCGGCACAGTACGCCAACAACATCCAGAAGCGATCGTTGATCGGAAGGTCGTACATTTCGATCCCCGCCGCTACCAGGGGCACGTTGTCGACGACGGACGACACCAAACCAATGACCCCGGCAACGATGTCGCGGTTGGGAAGCACCGCGTCCAGCCAAGCAGCGGCCGAATGCAATATTCCCGTCGCTCCGAGCGCACCAACCGCCAACAAGATTCCAAGGAAGAACAGAATGCTGGACATGTCGACACGGCGCAGCGCCGCAAGCACTCCCGTCGTCGATCGCGTTTGCTCATCGAGTGTGTGGCCGACGATTTCGGAAACGACCCACAGCACCGATAGACTCAGCATCATGCCCATATACGGAGGCAGGTGAGTGTACGTCTTGAACAGGGGAACGCCCAGCAGGCCCAGCAGCCCGAGCGTCAAGAACAACCATTGGTGCCACGGTTGAATGTCTTTGGCAACATGCGATGCGGAAACTTCCGGCGGCGAGAACTCGCCAACCATCGAACGCGAGAAACCGATCAACGGCACGATCAAGCACACCAAACTGCCCAAGAACAGCTCGCCCATCACTTCGATGGTGCCCAATTTGTGCTTGATCCACAGCATCGTCGTCGTCACGTCGCCGATCACCGTCCATGCACCGCCAGCGTTGGCGGCGATCACAACCAAGCCAACGAAACGCAGTCGGTCTTCGCGATCACCAACCAGCTTTCGCAACAACGACACCATCACGATCGTTGTGGTCAAGTTGTCCAGAATCGCCGACAGGAAAAACGTCAGCAATCCAACGGTCCAAAGCAGTGTTCGTTTGTTTCGCGTCTTGATGCGATCGGTAACCAGTGCGAAGCCTTCATGCGCGTCAACCAGCTCGACAATCGTCATCGCGCCCATCAGGAAAAACAAAATGCTGGCGATCTCGCCCGTTTGGTGCAGGTGTTGAGCGTCGATGGCGAAGTGCAACGGCACGTCTACGATCTGTTCTGCGGCCGATTCTTGCTCGAACCAACTTGGAATGGACGCACGTGGCAAGAGGTCTGGCAAATTGACGACGTACAACGACCAACAGACGACGCCAATGAACAACGCGCTGGCTGCCTTGTTGATCTTCAGCTTGTGTTCAAACGCAATGGCCAAGTAGCCGAGGGCAAAGACAACGAGAATCAGAATGAGCATGAAAAAGGCATTTTATGATGGTGGAAGCAAGACTCATCGAGCAATTCGCGATTGGTTGACATAAAGCCTCCGCGTGGAACGGCACAATTCGCTCGTTTGTGACTCGGGTTAGCGCGCGTTGTCGATCGATTTTGCGACTTCGACGTCGGAGGTGCGTGCCGGTTTTCGCATTTCGCCTCGCTTTTGAAGCAGTGATTCGGCCGCGTGATGTCGCGAATGGATACCGGGTGCAGGCCACAGCCCGCCACCGATGATCAACAGTGTTAGCAACACGATCGCCAATCGTTCCGACGGCTTGGCCTTCATCGCGATGGATGTAGAGAAGCTGTGACCGGCAAAAATGCGGAAATACGCTTGCATGATCGCGATGCCGGTCATGGCCGCGGCGACCACGACTGCGATGCCGACGATGGGATAGACCGACACGGCACCCTCGACCAACAATTCCGCGCCTATAAATCCGACAGTACCGGGAAAACCGATCGAACCAAGGCCCGTTAATAAAAACAGGCCCGACAATTCCGGCATGTGTTCGGCAAGTCCGTGGAAGCGATCCAGGCTGAGTCGGCCGACGCGAGCTTCGACACTTCGCAGCGTCAGTCCCAAGCCGCCCAGCGAAAGACCCACCGACAACCAAAGGCAAAGTGCCCCCGTCAAGCCAATCGGTGTCACCAACTCCAACCCGACCAGCACGAGAGATGAACTGCTGAGCAACACGTAGCAAAAAAACTTGCGACCATCCGTCTCGACCAGCGCTCGACCCGCGGCGTAGACGGCCGTGATCAGGGACAAGATGGCGATGCTTTGAAGCGCCCAAGATGGGGCAATCGGCAGCACCAACCGCATCGCTGCATAGGCGCCTGTCATCGGCAACACGTGCAATAGTGACGTACCCAACGTCGCTCGCTCGAACATGTCGGTCATCCAACAATGAAGCGGCAAAATTCCGTTCCTTAGCAATGCGCCCACCGTCAACATCGCTCCCGCGACAAGCGTTAAGAAGCCGGCGTCGTTGGGAGTCGTTTCCGCGTCGGCGGGTAACAGCCAGTAGCCGCCAATCATGCAGATCGCGAACGGGATCATGTGCATCGTGTAGACACGAGTCGATTCGTTGCGGCGAAATCGCATTTCCCACCATGGAAACACGGCCCCAGCGATCAGCAACGCGATCAACAACCAATTGGCTCGGCAGCTGAACGTTGCCAGCAGAGTGGCTTCGTACAACAGCGTGCTCGAGAGTGAAAATCGGTCCAACTTGGTTCGCAGAGTCGACAACACCGTCAATAAGAACAACAACGCGACCATCGGCAACAACGGAGCATTGAGTTCGTCGATCACCAGCAAGTCTAAGTGAAACAGATTCGCGACGGCGTCCCAGTGGTCATGGGCTTCGAACGTGTCCAGACGAGCAAAGTCAACCCATTCGCCAACGGCACACAGCAGCGTCGCGACACAGAAACCAATGCTCAGTCGACGAGCCAGGTCACGATTTTTGGGCAGCTTCACAACAGCGGCGCCAACCAGAGGGATCAGGATCGATAGTTCAAGCCAAGGGAGAAGCAGTTCAGGCATTTCAGGTGTATCAGTTGATTGCGGATGTCAGGGATCGTCGAATCGGTCTAAGGTGTCTTCGGCGAGTCTCCGTTAGACAGAAACTGGGTCCAACGTTCTTCGATGCGTCCCGACCACTGAAAGAACTTGACGATCGGTCGAGCGAACATGCGGTACAGCATCGAATCCAAATAGCCGCGTTCGTTACAAGCTCGGTAGAGCCAAGCCCAGCGGTCGGCTGATCCGCCGCCGCTGTCAGACACAGCCGCGCGGGGCAATCCGCCGCCGATGGCGTCCTCTAAATTGAAATAGTCTTTCAACAGCGAAGGTGCACGTAACAATTGCAACGTCCTTAGCAGCGCGTGGCCGATGATGTGGATGAGGGCCAAATAGCGAAGACCCAATCCGATCTCCACCGTGATGATTCCGACCTGAGTCAGCGAAGCGAAACCGAGTGCTGTCTTGACATCCGTTTGGACTCGCGAGGTCAGACCACCGTAAATGGCCGTGATCGCGCCGACGGTAACAACGGCAATCTGCAGCGGAAAGGAAACGTCCAGCAGAGGGCTGACGCGAAGCAGCAGGTAGGTGCCCAAGTGAATCGAAAGTGCGCCGTAGAACACAGCACTCGACGGTGTCGGTCCCTCCATGGCTCGAGGCAACCACCCCGAAAACGGCACCATCCCAGATTTTCCAGCCGCCGCAACCAACAGCAGCAGTCCTACGACCAACGCAGGTTGTGCTGCGATACTTGCGACACCCTCGGGCCAGGGGCCAGTTCCCATCAGTCCCTCAAAGTCGCCCGCACCGGTCAGGTGATGCAGCAAGAGCGCGGCAATCAAGAAAGCTGCATCGGCGATGCGATAGACGATCCACACTCGCAAGCCGTTCCGCACGGGCGATTGTCGATCTTGAAAAAATGCGATCAATAGGGCTGATGAAAGCCCCACCAGTTCCCAGCCCAAAAACAGCGTTTCAATCGTTCCGGCTAATGTCGAAATAACCATCCCCAGAAAGAACACCGCATAGAACAGAAAGAACCGTTGGTATCCCGGATCGCGGTGTAGGTAAGCTCGGGTGAACGCGCCCACTGTTCCACACAGCACGAACGTCATGATCGCAAAGGGAACCGATAACCGGTCAAACACAAATTTCAAATGAAAGTGAAAGTGCTGTTGTTCGATCGCCACCCAGTCGCCCAATTCGATCGGAACTTGACGCTGATCCGTGATCAGCATGATGGCCAACACGCCCACGCATCCGATCAAGCCGATAACGACGCTGACCTGAGTTACGAACGACGTGATCCGCTCACCGAGACGAATGCCAAAAAGCGGCGTGAGTCCAAGGACGGTCAACAACGCCGCCGGGGCGATCAAAGCGATCGCGCCTGAGAGTTCTAAGAGAGTTTGAGTTTGCATGGAGAAGAATCGATGTGGGGTTCAGATCTCACAGAAATTTCGGCGAGCTAGGATCTTGGCACTTCGTAGAAGCATCGGGGCCGAATGGAATCGATCGCAAGGCTTGTCCAGTAAGGCTAAGGTGAGACTGAGTTTGCCGAAGGCCAACCCGCGTCGCACCAAGCGAAGGGCAGGTTTTCACGGTGGCCGCGGAACCAAGCCACCGAATCTTTTGCCGACGGCAGTTTGGTCGCGTCGGGCGTGAACGGAACAAACTCGCCGTTTCGGTAAACCTGAATCGACGACGATTCATGATCCAGCACCGCCACTTGGACCCAATTGCCGCGACAAAGTCGGCCAATGCCCTCGTGGCGATCCATAATGCTGAGCAACGCCGCCGGGGTCGTTTCAATCACAAAAAGGATGCGCATCGGTTCGTGAATCTCGATCATCTGACGATAGAGACCCGTCCGCAAATCGCTGTTCGCACCCTCCATCACACCGAGGAGCGATACGATGTTGTGGGGCAACTTGGTTCCCGAACCGTATTTTTTGTTGTCGACGGCGGAGAAGTAATACTCCAAGTTGATACCACCACAAACTGGAATCGCAGCGGACAGAATTCGCAACAAGATGGCGTGATCGGATGTGTCTTGCCGGGAATCATACGAAGTCAAAAACGATCGGCGATCTAAAA is part of the Rubripirellula tenax genome and encodes:
- a CDS encoding outer membrane protein assembly factor BamB family protein, whose protein sequence is MSIRISTFLLVTTVSLALASREADADWPNWRGPHGNGATESGRVPADFSDANTRWIADLPGKGCSTPIIHKQVIYVTAPVEGRDALLAYDWDGNLRWTTTFGVENAGKHRNGSGSNASPVTDGEAVFVYFKSGTFAAVETDGSVRWKTDLVERFGKDTLFWDHGTSPVLTTKHVIMARMHHGESWLAAFDKTTGDIAWKVARDFDVPKECDHGYTTPLVIQHDGRESLLVWGGEHVTIHEAADGKLVWSCGNFNPEQQELWPAVASPVVVGDQAVICYGRNDRGIPRTFGIRLTGDGDVTETNHVWERDDLGAFVPTPAAYQDRVYIVRDKGEVDCIDPATGETVWTNAFPKHRNKFYASPLITDGKIYAPREDGVVFVASIANGQFMLLAENDMKEPVIGSPVAVAENLFIRGESHLYCLKLPNSANQ
- a CDS encoding adenylate/guanylate cyclase domain-containing protein, whose translation is MPFFDVGFHVAMNGQDVEVSVLFCDIRGFSSVTERLGPQKAIAWINDVMSELSQCVINSDGVLVDYVGDELLAMWGAPGEQRDHATRAVATVQEMLSAIEVLRKRWEGVLPDRFGAGIGVNTGMARVGNVGSRQKFKYGPLGNAINVGSRLQSATKQFGVNCLISGASATAADCLLTSRRLAKLTVVGIAEPVDVYQVVVNPGKAWNDLAKGYEEALAEFENARFVNAAQQLGNLMSMFPGDRPCRMLLSRTLDAMDNPDDNFTSVLKLSNK
- a CDS encoding protein adenylyltransferase SelO; translation: MRLHLDDHFNVELPADKETSDGRRQVYDAAFSFTTPRAPTAPRLLHFAPDVAEMLGLSPEDVRSDEFLRTFSGASVPDGARPYAMCYGGHQFGNWAGQLGDGRAINLAEVSHAGKRWTLQLKGAGETPYSRTADGLAVLRSSLREHLCSEAMYHLGVPTTRSLSLVTTGDSVMRDVMYDGNPEYEPGAVVCRVAPSFIRFGNFQIFASRGDTLSLRRLTDYTIKHYFPAIKPGKNGYSQFFEEVACRSIDMVIHWQRVGFVHGVMNTDNMSIHGETIDYGPYGWLEGYDRNWTPNTTDAGQGRYRFGNQPQIVFWNLVQLANAIYPLTEDAESLQGDLNKAVQHYEKAYDRMLGSKIGLDDIRDEDASLLADLETVLQLTETDMTIFFRLLASVSSNQLFDENDAFLNPVLDAFYKPEELAGETLERWRSWFERYLCRLSRAKATDEERAKRMNAVNPKYVLRNYMAQLAIDKAADGDASLVDELYEMLRYPYDEQPDREKWFAKRPDWARHKVGCSMLSCSS
- the msrA gene encoding peptide-methionine (S)-S-oxide reductase MsrA yields the protein MTERAVLAGGCFWGMEDLFRKLPGVVSTRVGYTGGDVPNATYRNHGDHAEAIEVVYDPDQTDFRKMLEFFFQVHDPTTKDRQGNDRGKSYRSAIYYTSEEQKEVALDAIEDVNASGLWPGKVVTEVEPASDFWEAEPEHQDYLLRTPGGYTCHFPRKDWVLTRRPRTSP
- a CDS encoding 3-keto-disaccharide hydrolase; its protein translation is MLRNHGFIVAAVLRRFIGCLCVVVASTLVSTAQDEELAGDWSLQLASKTPAWLSIKKVDGETVVRMRLHVGSDGPHKNVKESDGRLTFTLGQNKKATSTKTVDVGMKDGKLDGMIVTTTKDGTSEGEMFTGKKIPPLPTTPPDLSKVRFGHPVALFNGKDMTGWRPHESDKVNGWSVKGGLLVNTTPKTDFSATGAFANLRTEDVFEDFWLHIEFLIEENRNSGVYLRGMYEAQVVDRDSRMQGIQGVGAIFGAIAPSKNAGKTGGLWQTYDLTLVDRHVTVVLNGEKVIDNQPVPGPTGGAVFTDPYAPGPIHLQGDHTNVAYRDIYLAPVIGN
- a CDS encoding sugar phosphate isomerase/epimerase family protein, whose translation is MKSSPTIQAVAIALFVVLSPLAFAGDPPATKPFRIGTCDWSIKMPLSADSFYFAKETRLMGIQYSFGKPGVGLDLRTRENRDTIREVVRTTDVAIASLGIGILNQIPLATTEEAEQLVSDCMDAMIKMNEEASQLTDRELAAKVSPKIVLLAFFGKADINGNPERMEAVIKTLKRLAPVAEEHGLILGLETLLDETDLRYIIESVGSPAVKVYYDTGNSARMGYDIYAEIQSLGCESICEVHIKENDELLGDGTIDFSRIKSLLRAMQYPGWLIIEGSAPKKTSRTEATQKNAAYALGLFHP